The following proteins are encoded in a genomic region of Microbacterium sp. NC79:
- a CDS encoding glutamate synthase subunit beta, with protein MADPKGFLKVTERELPKRRPVPVRIMDWKEVYEPGDKAVLRRQAGRCMDCGVPFCHQGCPLGNLIPEWNDLTWRGEGRQAIERLHATNNFPEFTGRLCPAPCESSCVLGINQPAVTIKQIEVSTIDEAFANGWVQAQPPGRITGKTVAVVGSGPAGLAAAQQLTRAGHTVAVFERDNRIGGLLRYGIPDFKMEKSHIEDRIRQMQDEGTRFRAGVEIGKDITWAQLRDRYDAVIVATGATVPRDLAIPGRDLPGVHFAMEYLVESNKVLAGDTVTNQITAAGKHVVVIGGGDTGADCIGTAHRQGALSVTNLAIGRQPGDERPEHQPWPMMPTIFEVQSAHEEGGERVYLASTVEFLANDAGEVRALRVAETEFIDGKRVPKSGTEREIPADLVLIAMGFTGPERDTIEPQIKAPFTSRGNLAREDDFRTSLPGVFVAGDAGRGQSLIVWAIAEGRAAAAHADAYLMGTTSLPAPVRASDVAIGLPHQ; from the coding sequence GTGGCTGATCCCAAGGGCTTCCTGAAAGTCACGGAGCGAGAGCTCCCCAAGCGTCGCCCGGTACCCGTGCGCATCATGGACTGGAAAGAGGTGTACGAGCCCGGCGACAAGGCGGTGCTGCGGCGCCAAGCCGGTCGTTGCATGGACTGTGGTGTGCCTTTTTGCCACCAGGGCTGCCCGCTCGGCAACCTGATTCCGGAGTGGAACGACCTGACCTGGCGTGGCGAGGGGCGTCAGGCCATCGAGCGTCTGCACGCCACGAACAACTTCCCGGAGTTCACCGGACGCTTGTGCCCGGCTCCCTGCGAGAGCTCATGCGTTCTCGGTATCAACCAGCCAGCCGTCACGATCAAGCAGATCGAGGTCTCGACGATCGATGAGGCGTTCGCAAACGGATGGGTGCAGGCGCAGCCTCCAGGACGCATCACAGGCAAGACCGTCGCCGTCGTTGGTTCCGGTCCCGCAGGCCTTGCCGCCGCACAGCAACTGACCCGCGCTGGTCACACCGTCGCTGTGTTCGAACGGGATAACCGCATCGGTGGCTTGCTCCGCTACGGCATCCCGGACTTCAAGATGGAAAAGTCGCACATTGAAGACCGCATCCGTCAGATGCAGGATGAGGGAACGCGCTTCCGCGCTGGCGTGGAGATTGGTAAAGACATCACGTGGGCCCAGTTGCGCGACCGGTATGACGCCGTGATCGTCGCAACCGGTGCGACGGTTCCGCGAGACCTGGCAATCCCCGGCCGCGACCTGCCCGGTGTGCATTTCGCGATGGAGTACCTCGTCGAGTCGAACAAGGTTTTGGCGGGCGACACCGTCACGAACCAGATCACCGCAGCGGGTAAGCACGTCGTCGTTATCGGTGGCGGTGACACCGGAGCCGACTGTATCGGCACGGCGCACCGGCAGGGAGCGCTCAGCGTGACGAACCTCGCGATCGGTCGTCAGCCGGGGGACGAGCGACCCGAGCACCAGCCGTGGCCGATGATGCCAACGATCTTCGAGGTGCAATCCGCACACGAAGAGGGTGGGGAGCGGGTCTACTTGGCGTCCACCGTTGAATTCTTGGCGAACGATGCGGGGGAGGTCCGCGCGCTGCGCGTCGCAGAAACCGAGTTCATCGACGGCAAGCGGGTGCCGAAGTCGGGCACCGAGCGCGAGATTCCCGCTGACCTGGTGCTCATCGCGATGGGCTTCACCGGCCCGGAGCGGGACACGATTGAACCGCAGATCAAGGCACCCTTCACATCGCGGGGCAACCTGGCTCGCGAAGACGACTTCCGCACCTCTCTTCCTGGCGTTTTTGTCGCTGGTGACGCTGGCCGAGGCCAGTCGCTCATCGTGTGGGCAATCGCAGAAGGACGTGCGGCAGCGGCGCATGCTGACGCGTATCTGATGGGTACGACGTCACTTCCTGCGCCGGTCCGGGCGAGTGATGTCGCTATCGGACTACCGCATCAGTAG
- the gltB gene encoding glutamate synthase large subunit has product MSSTPQPALVGNFPAKQGLYNPAFEKDACGLAMVATLRGEAGHDIVALALQALRNLEHRGAIGSDAGTGDGAGILTQMPDAFFRDVLEFELPAVGEYAAGMAFLPLEEDARTAQKRGIEAIAESEGLTVLGWRLVPTAPENLGKLAYNARPQCEQLFLSRPAIGGAPAMSGVELDRLAYRLRVRARTEQGAYFVSLSSRTLGYKGMVTTLQLEPFYPDLQDERFASELAVVHSRYSTNTFPSWPLAQPLRMLAHNGEINTVSGNRNWMRARQSQLESEVLGDMAPLLPICTPGVSDSASFDEVLELLTLTGRSLPHAIMMMVPEAYEKQSDIDPKLRAFYEFHAMQMEPWDGPAALIFTDGTVVGATLDRNGLRPGRWTETKDGLIVIGSETGVLEFEPERIKRRGRLQPGRMFLVDTAQRRIIKDDEIKEDLANLHPWEDWLEGAVRLDDLPEREHIVHPAASITRRQRTFGYTEEEVRTLLAPMGQHGAEPLGAMGSDTPIAVLSDRPRLLFDYFVQQFAQVTNPPLDSIREEVVTSLRMGIGPERNLLTWGPEHAQSVTLDFPVIDNDELAKIQHIHKALPKRKSVTLKGLYHFDAGPGTMQQRLIDLCAEADAAIESGAEFLILSDRDSNKDLVPIPSLLMTAAVHHHLIRNETRMKVGLIIEAGDVREVHHVATLIGYGASAVNPYLAMETVEWLVRTGRITGVTEQKAVKNLIYALGKGVLKVMSKMGISTVRSYAGAQVFEAIGLSQELIDAYFTGTESKLGGIGIEELAAENQARHDFAYPEDNAVRAHERLWTGGEYQWRREGPPHLFNPESVFRLQHSTRTRRYDIFREYTKLVDDQATELKTLRGMMALRTGVRPPVPLDEVEPVSEIVKRFSTGAMSYGSISQEAHETLAIAMNRLGGKSNTGEGGEDVDRLLDPERRSAIKQVASGRFGVTSLYLTEAQDIQIKLAQGAKPGEGGQLPPEKVYPWVARTRGGTPGVGLISPPPHHDIYSIEDLKQLIFDLKRANPSARIHTKLVSQSGIGAVAAGVAKALSDVVLVSGHDGGTGASPVNSLKHAGSPWELGLAETQQTLMLNNMRDRVVVQVDGQLKTGRDVVIGALLGAEEFGFATAPLVVSGCIMMRVCHLDTCPVGVATQNPVLRSRFTGKPEFVINFMEFIAEEVREYLAELGFRSLDEAVGHSELLDTENALAHWKARGLDLTPILVGPDLPEDAPRKHMREQDHELDKHFDVALLEHARPVIEHGGQETIDLPIRNTERAVGTLLGHYVTKKHGEHGLPHDSIVVNLTGSAGQSFGAFLPAGITLRLEGDSNDYVGKGLSGGQIAVLPPRDATFDAARNVIAGNVIGYGATQGTMFLRGVVGERFLVRNSGATAVVEGVGDHALEYMTGGLAVILGKTGRNFGAGMSGGTAYVYRLRRELVNRDALRSGELEIQSLGAADREILRDLLSRHQVTTGSSRAGSLLANFHDEAPNFVKVVPRDYAAVLKTRQDAAAEGLDPDGTVVWNRILEVTGG; this is encoded by the coding sequence ATGTCTTCGACCCCTCAACCAGCTCTCGTGGGAAATTTCCCCGCGAAGCAGGGCCTGTACAACCCCGCGTTCGAAAAGGACGCGTGTGGGTTGGCCATGGTTGCCACTCTGCGTGGTGAAGCTGGCCACGATATCGTCGCGCTGGCACTGCAAGCACTGCGCAACCTTGAGCACCGCGGAGCGATTGGCTCAGACGCGGGCACCGGTGACGGCGCAGGCATTCTGACTCAGATGCCTGATGCGTTCTTCCGTGACGTCTTGGAGTTCGAGCTGCCCGCTGTTGGCGAGTACGCCGCAGGCATGGCCTTCCTGCCGTTGGAGGAAGACGCCCGCACCGCGCAAAAGCGTGGCATTGAAGCGATCGCGGAGTCCGAGGGGCTCACTGTTCTGGGTTGGCGTCTGGTGCCGACCGCACCCGAAAACCTCGGCAAGCTGGCATACAACGCACGCCCGCAGTGCGAACAGCTCTTCCTTTCCCGCCCGGCGATCGGTGGCGCTCCGGCTATGAGCGGCGTCGAACTTGACCGTCTGGCCTACCGTCTACGCGTCCGTGCTCGAACCGAGCAGGGCGCGTATTTTGTTTCCCTCTCCTCCCGCACGCTGGGGTACAAAGGAATGGTCACGACGCTCCAGCTGGAGCCGTTTTACCCTGACCTGCAAGACGAACGGTTCGCGAGCGAACTTGCCGTGGTGCACTCGCGCTATTCCACCAACACGTTCCCGTCCTGGCCGCTGGCGCAGCCGCTGCGCATGCTCGCGCACAACGGGGAGATCAACACCGTCAGCGGCAACCGCAACTGGATGCGCGCGCGGCAATCGCAACTTGAGTCTGAGGTGCTCGGCGATATGGCGCCGCTGCTCCCGATTTGCACGCCAGGGGTGAGCGACTCGGCCTCGTTCGACGAAGTGCTTGAGCTGCTCACCCTCACCGGCCGCAGCCTTCCGCACGCCATCATGATGATGGTTCCGGAAGCGTACGAAAAGCAGTCGGACATTGACCCGAAGCTACGCGCGTTCTACGAGTTCCACGCCATGCAGATGGAACCATGGGACGGCCCGGCAGCCCTCATCTTCACGGACGGCACCGTCGTGGGAGCGACGCTTGACCGCAATGGTCTGCGCCCTGGTCGCTGGACCGAGACGAAGGACGGGCTGATCGTGATCGGCTCCGAGACCGGTGTGCTCGAATTTGAGCCCGAGCGCATTAAGCGTCGCGGACGCCTGCAACCGGGACGCATGTTTCTCGTTGACACGGCGCAGCGCCGCATCATCAAGGATGACGAGATTAAAGAAGATCTCGCCAACCTGCACCCGTGGGAGGACTGGCTGGAGGGCGCGGTGCGTCTTGATGACCTGCCCGAGCGCGAGCACATCGTACATCCGGCAGCCTCCATTACGCGTCGCCAGCGCACCTTCGGCTACACAGAAGAAGAGGTGCGCACGCTGCTCGCGCCGATGGGGCAGCACGGAGCGGAACCACTCGGCGCGATGGGGTCTGACACCCCGATCGCGGTGCTGAGCGATCGCCCGCGGCTGCTGTTTGACTACTTCGTGCAGCAGTTCGCCCAGGTGACGAACCCGCCGCTTGACTCGATTCGTGAAGAGGTTGTCACGTCACTGCGCATGGGCATCGGCCCCGAGCGCAATCTGCTGACGTGGGGTCCGGAACATGCGCAGAGCGTGACGCTGGACTTCCCTGTCATCGACAACGACGAATTGGCGAAGATTCAGCACATCCACAAGGCGTTGCCGAAGCGAAAGAGCGTCACGCTGAAGGGGCTCTACCACTTTGATGCGGGCCCGGGCACGATGCAACAGCGTCTCATCGACCTGTGTGCCGAAGCTGACGCGGCCATCGAATCGGGTGCGGAGTTTCTGATTCTGAGCGATCGGGACAGCAATAAGGACCTGGTTCCGATTCCGTCGCTGCTGATGACGGCAGCAGTGCACCACCACCTGATTCGCAACGAAACGCGCATGAAGGTCGGTCTGATCATCGAAGCAGGCGACGTTCGCGAAGTCCACCACGTCGCGACGCTGATTGGTTATGGCGCGTCGGCCGTCAACCCGTACCTGGCGATGGAGACGGTCGAGTGGCTGGTGCGGACCGGCCGCATCACGGGTGTCACCGAGCAGAAGGCAGTGAAGAACCTGATCTACGCGCTCGGCAAGGGCGTGCTCAAGGTGATGAGCAAGATGGGGATCTCGACCGTGCGCTCCTACGCCGGCGCTCAGGTGTTCGAAGCAATTGGGCTGTCTCAGGAACTGATCGACGCCTATTTCACCGGGACCGAATCGAAACTCGGTGGAATCGGCATCGAAGAACTCGCCGCTGAGAATCAGGCGCGACACGACTTCGCCTACCCAGAAGACAACGCCGTGCGCGCCCATGAACGACTCTGGACGGGCGGTGAATACCAGTGGCGCCGCGAAGGCCCGCCGCACCTCTTCAACCCAGAATCCGTGTTCCGGTTGCAGCACTCCACGCGCACGCGCCGCTATGACATCTTCCGTGAATATACGAAACTCGTGGACGACCAGGCAACCGAGCTCAAGACGTTGCGTGGCATGATGGCGCTGCGCACGGGAGTGCGCCCGCCGGTCCCGCTAGACGAGGTGGAGCCCGTCTCGGAGATCGTGAAGCGTTTCTCGACCGGTGCGATGAGCTATGGCTCGATTTCGCAGGAGGCGCATGAAACCCTCGCGATCGCGATGAACCGTCTGGGGGGAAAGAGCAATACCGGTGAGGGCGGCGAAGACGTGGATCGTCTGCTTGATCCGGAACGTCGAAGCGCCATCAAGCAGGTGGCCTCCGGTCGCTTTGGCGTCACAAGCCTGTACCTGACCGAGGCACAAGACATTCAGATCAAACTCGCTCAGGGTGCTAAGCCCGGTGAGGGTGGTCAGTTACCTCCGGAAAAGGTGTACCCGTGGGTTGCCCGCACCCGTGGCGGAACCCCGGGTGTCGGCCTCATTTCGCCGCCACCGCACCACGACATCTACTCCATTGAAGATCTGAAGCAACTCATCTTCGACCTCAAGCGCGCCAACCCGTCTGCCCGTATTCACACCAAGCTGGTCAGTCAGTCTGGCATCGGGGCGGTCGCTGCGGGTGTCGCGAAAGCGCTGAGCGATGTCGTGCTGGTGTCTGGCCACGACGGCGGAACCGGGGCAAGCCCCGTGAACTCGCTGAAGCACGCGGGTTCGCCGTGGGAGCTCGGCCTGGCCGAAACGCAGCAGACGCTCATGCTCAACAACATGCGTGACCGCGTTGTTGTGCAGGTTGACGGTCAGCTCAAGACCGGTCGCGACGTCGTGATCGGGGCTCTCCTCGGAGCGGAGGAATTTGGTTTCGCGACCGCTCCGCTCGTCGTCAGCGGCTGCATCATGATGCGCGTGTGTCACCTCGACACGTGCCCGGTCGGCGTTGCCACGCAGAACCCGGTGTTGCGTTCGCGTTTCACCGGCAAGCCCGAGTTCGTGATCAACTTCATGGAGTTCATCGCTGAAGAGGTGCGTGAATACCTGGCTGAACTGGGCTTCCGCTCGCTCGATGAAGCGGTCGGCCACTCTGAGCTCCTCGACACGGAGAACGCGCTCGCGCACTGGAAGGCGCGGGGCCTTGACCTCACGCCCATCCTGGTCGGTCCGGATCTTCCCGAGGATGCACCGCGCAAGCACATGCGTGAGCAAGACCACGAGCTCGATAAGCACTTTGACGTTGCCCTGCTCGAGCATGCGCGCCCGGTGATCGAGCACGGGGGACAGGAGACAATTGACCTGCCCATCCGCAACACCGAACGCGCCGTCGGCACCCTGCTCGGTCACTACGTGACGAAGAAGCATGGTGAGCACGGCCTCCCGCACGATTCGATCGTCGTCAACCTCACTGGTTCCGCTGGTCAATCGTTCGGCGCTTTCCTGCCCGCAGGCATCACCCTGCGTTTGGAAGGCGATTCGAACGACTACGTCGGTAAGGGACTGTCAGGCGGCCAGATCGCCGTTTTGCCGCCGCGGGACGCGACCTTCGATGCCGCACGCAACGTGATCGCAGGCAACGTGATCGGCTACGGCGCGACGCAGGGAACAATGTTCCTTCGTGGTGTTGTTGGCGAGCGTTTCTTGGTGCGCAACTCCGGAGCGACCGCCGTAGTCGAGGGTGTGGGCGACCATGCGCTTGAGTACATGACCGGCGGTCTCGCCGTGATTCTCGGCAAGACCGGCCGCAACTTCGGTGCAGGCATGTCGGGCGGAACCGCGTATGTCTACCGGCTGCGCCGTGAGCTCGTGAACCGCGACGCACTGCGCTCGGGGGAGCTAGAGATTCAGAGCCTCGGCGCTGCCGACCGCGAGATTCTGCGGGATCTTCTCTCGCGTCACCAAGTGACGACCGGATCGTCACGTGCGGGCTCGCTCCTCGCCAATTTCCACGACGAAGCCCCGAACTTCGTCAAGGTCGTGCCGCGTGATTACGCTGCCGTCCTCAAAACTCGTCAAGACGCCGCAGCCGAGGGGTTGGACCCCGACGGCACGGTCGTCTGGAACCGCATTCTGGAGGTGACAGGTGGCTGA
- the lgt gene encoding prolipoprotein diacylglyceryl transferase: MQPFAHSVATSIPSPDINSFTVGPFTIYFYALCIIAGIIVATFMTNHRLTKRGAEPWVVIDIILVAVPLALIGARLFHVFTHFDDYFGPEVTDPWAWIKIWEGGIAIYGSLIGGAIGAWLGCRWTGIRFTTFADALAPGMLLAQAMGRFGNWFNQELFGLPTDLPWGLEIAPGNPALPIGAAPGTLYHPTFLYEVIWNVLGVVVLLWLGRKLSMQWGRLFAIYLIWYSFGRIFWESIRIDPSEIILGLRTNVWSAILGVVVGIIVLLVQRRHYGLEPSPYVPGREPEGQGADVEYVDTSAPDGAVDVVEASKS; the protein is encoded by the coding sequence ATGCAGCCCTTCGCACACAGCGTTGCCACGAGTATCCCGAGCCCTGATATCAACAGCTTCACGGTGGGTCCGTTCACGATCTACTTCTACGCGCTGTGCATCATCGCTGGCATCATCGTCGCGACGTTCATGACGAACCACCGCCTCACCAAGCGCGGCGCCGAGCCCTGGGTTGTCATCGACATCATTCTGGTGGCGGTGCCGCTCGCGTTGATCGGCGCGCGTTTGTTCCACGTCTTCACGCACTTCGACGACTACTTCGGGCCGGAAGTGACCGACCCCTGGGCGTGGATCAAGATCTGGGAGGGTGGCATCGCCATCTACGGTTCCCTGATCGGTGGCGCCATCGGCGCCTGGTTGGGCTGCCGCTGGACAGGTATCCGCTTCACGACTTTCGCTGACGCACTGGCGCCAGGAATGCTGCTCGCGCAGGCAATGGGCCGCTTCGGTAACTGGTTCAACCAGGAGCTGTTCGGGCTTCCCACCGACCTGCCTTGGGGCCTGGAAATCGCTCCGGGAAACCCCGCGCTGCCGATTGGCGCCGCCCCTGGCACGCTGTACCACCCGACCTTCCTGTACGAAGTGATCTGGAACGTCCTTGGCGTTGTCGTGCTGCTGTGGCTCGGCCGCAAGCTCAGCATGCAGTGGGGTCGCCTGTTTGCGATCTACCTGATTTGGTACTCGTTCGGTCGCATCTTCTGGGAGTCGATCCGCATCGACCCGAGTGAGATCATTCTTGGCCTGCGCACCAACGTATGGTCGGCAATTCTCGGCGTCGTTGTCGGAATCATCGTCCTCCTGGTGCAGCGTCGTCACTACGGCTTGGAACCATCCCCTTACGTCCCCGGACGCGAGCCTGAGGGCCAGGGTGCCGATGTTGAGTACGTCGATACGTCCGCACCTGACGGCGCTGTCGACGTGGTCGAGGCGTCCAAGTCTTAA
- the trpA gene encoding tryptophan synthase subunit alpha — MSRVEAAIAAAEADGRGVLIGYLPAGFPDLQTSVDAAVALAENGADIIELGPPYSDPVMDGEVIQQATQQVLAQGFRLADLFPTIKAITARVAVPVVVMTYWNPVMQYGVDRYADDLLAAGGAGLITPDITPEAAGEWIAASKRTGLDRIFLAAPTSTDERLKMIVENSTGFVYTVSTMGITGERAQLDAAARTLVSRLRAFGPLRACVGIGISTPEQVAGVLEYADGAIVGTALVRSLRDRGVSGLAETTRALAAGTSRPRA; from the coding sequence ATGAGCCGCGTCGAAGCGGCGATCGCCGCAGCCGAAGCCGACGGACGCGGAGTGCTCATCGGTTACCTTCCCGCCGGGTTCCCGGATCTGCAGACATCCGTCGACGCAGCCGTGGCGCTGGCTGAAAACGGCGCAGACATCATTGAGCTCGGCCCGCCGTATTCCGACCCGGTGATGGACGGTGAGGTCATTCAGCAAGCCACGCAGCAGGTGTTGGCTCAGGGCTTCCGTCTCGCTGACCTCTTCCCAACGATCAAAGCCATCACAGCGCGTGTCGCGGTTCCGGTGGTCGTGATGACCTACTGGAACCCCGTCATGCAGTACGGCGTCGACCGGTACGCTGACGATCTGCTCGCCGCAGGCGGAGCCGGACTCATTACGCCTGATATCACCCCGGAAGCTGCTGGGGAATGGATCGCCGCGAGTAAGCGCACCGGCCTTGACCGCATTTTCCTTGCCGCGCCGACCTCGACAGACGAACGACTGAAGATGATCGTCGAGAACTCGACAGGGTTCGTCTACACGGTTTCGACCATGGGCATCACGGGGGAGCGCGCGCAGTTGGATGCAGCCGCTCGCACGCTCGTTTCGCGGTTGCGAGCCTTCGGCCCGCTACGCGCATGCGTTGGCATTGGCATCTCGACGCCGGAACAGGTTGCCGGGGTTCTGGAATACGCCGATGGTGCGATCGTCGGAACCGCGCTCGTACGCTCATTGCGCGATCGCGGCGTCTCCGGACTCGCCGAAACCACGCGCGCACTTGCCGCCGGAACCTCTCGCCCCCGCGCCTAG
- the trpB gene encoding tryptophan synthase subunit beta translates to MSLRDEHGPFFGDFGGRYMPESLIAAIDELTVVWEEAMADPAFIAEYRSLLHSYAGRPSVITEVPRFAEHAGGARIILKREDLNHTGSHKINNVLGQALLTKRLGKTRVIAETGAGQHGVATATAAALFGLDCTIYMGEVDTERQALNVARMRLLGAEVIAVKTGSRTLKDAINDAYRDWVATVETTNYVFGTAAGPHPFPAMVQGFQAIISEEARAQILELTGALPNAVVAAVGGGSNAIGMFDAFLDDEGVALYGVEAAGDGVDTLRHAASIERGRPGVLHGSKTYVLQDEDGQTIESHSISAGLDYPGVGPAHAWLASIGRAEYIPATDDEAMKALRLLSRTEGIIPAIESAHALAGALRLGKELGPDAVIAVCLSGRGDKDMDTAARYFDLYDKGQA, encoded by the coding sequence ATGAGTCTTCGTGACGAACACGGACCCTTCTTCGGCGATTTCGGCGGCCGGTATATGCCGGAGTCGCTGATCGCGGCCATCGACGAGCTCACCGTCGTGTGGGAAGAGGCGATGGCCGATCCCGCGTTTATCGCGGAGTATCGGTCGCTTCTGCACTCCTACGCGGGACGCCCTTCGGTCATCACTGAGGTTCCGCGCTTCGCAGAACACGCAGGTGGTGCGCGCATCATCTTGAAGCGCGAAGACCTCAATCACACCGGATCCCACAAGATCAACAACGTGCTCGGGCAGGCGCTTCTCACCAAGCGCCTCGGCAAGACGCGCGTGATCGCGGAGACCGGCGCTGGCCAGCACGGCGTCGCCACAGCGACGGCTGCTGCGCTGTTCGGCCTGGACTGCACGATCTACATGGGCGAGGTCGACACCGAGCGTCAAGCGTTGAACGTGGCGCGCATGCGTCTGCTCGGCGCTGAAGTGATCGCCGTCAAGACCGGATCGCGCACGCTGAAAGACGCGATCAACGACGCCTACCGGGACTGGGTGGCAACCGTAGAGACCACCAACTACGTCTTCGGCACGGCAGCGGGCCCACACCCGTTCCCTGCGATGGTGCAAGGCTTCCAAGCGATTATCAGCGAAGAGGCCCGCGCACAGATTCTGGAACTCACCGGTGCGCTTCCGAACGCCGTCGTCGCGGCCGTCGGTGGCGGTTCGAACGCCATCGGCATGTTCGACGCTTTCCTCGATGATGAAGGTGTCGCGCTCTACGGCGTGGAGGCAGCGGGCGATGGCGTCGATACGCTGCGTCACGCCGCATCGATCGAACGCGGCCGCCCCGGCGTTCTGCACGGGTCGAAGACCTACGTCTTGCAGGACGAAGACGGTCAGACGATTGAGTCGCATTCGATCTCTGCCGGACTCGATTACCCGGGTGTTGGACCGGCACACGCCTGGCTTGCATCCATTGGACGTGCCGAGTACATTCCGGCGACAGACGATGAGGCGATGAAGGCGTTGCGTCTGCTGAGCCGCACGGAAGGCATCATTCCGGCCATTGAGTCGGCCCACGCACTGGCCGGCGCGCTCCGCCTCGGTAAAGAGCTTGGCCCTGACGCCGTCATCGCTGTGTGCCTTTCTGGTCGCGGCGACAAAGACATGGACACCGCAGCGCGGTACTTCGATCTCTATGACAAGGGGCAGGCATGA
- the trpC gene encoding indole-3-glycerol phosphate synthase TrpC produces MALADLTAGAVADAQEREALRPIAMVERDALARPAAIDALAALAPADVVKIIAEVKRASPSRGDLADIPDPAHQAALYEQGGASAISVLTERHKFKGSLADLEAVRARVQLPVLRKDFIASEYQVYEARAAGADLVLLIVAALDQATLERLYKLIVSLGMTPLVETHSAEELERAKAIGAKLIGVNARNLTTFELDRDLFGALVDAFPADAIKIAESAVLTPADVAHYRSAGADVVLIGEALVTGDPVATLKQFLAV; encoded by the coding sequence ATGGCACTCGCCGACCTGACGGCCGGCGCAGTAGCTGACGCACAGGAGCGCGAAGCGCTCCGCCCGATCGCGATGGTTGAGCGCGACGCTTTGGCGCGACCTGCGGCGATTGATGCGTTGGCTGCCCTGGCTCCGGCAGACGTTGTCAAGATCATTGCTGAGGTGAAGCGTGCTTCGCCTTCCCGCGGCGATCTGGCTGACATTCCGGATCCAGCGCATCAGGCGGCGCTCTATGAACAGGGCGGCGCCTCGGCGATCAGCGTCCTCACTGAGCGGCATAAGTTCAAGGGCAGCCTCGCTGACCTCGAAGCGGTGCGTGCGCGCGTTCAGCTGCCGGTGTTGCGCAAGGATTTCATCGCATCGGAATATCAGGTGTACGAAGCCCGCGCAGCGGGTGCCGACCTGGTTCTTCTGATTGTCGCGGCACTTGACCAAGCGACGTTGGAGCGGTTGTACAAGCTCATCGTGTCGCTCGGCATGACACCGTTGGTCGAAACGCACTCCGCGGAGGAGCTGGAACGAGCGAAGGCCATCGGCGCGAAGCTGATTGGTGTCAACGCGCGTAACCTCACCACGTTCGAGCTTGACCGTGACCTGTTCGGTGCGCTTGTTGATGCCTTCCCTGCTGATGCGATCAAGATCGCGGAGTCAGCTGTCCTGACACCTGCTGATGTTGCTCACTACCGCTCCGCTGGAGCAGATGTCGTGCTGATCGGCGAGGCATTGGTCACCGGCGATCCGGTCGCCACCCTGAAACAATTTCTGGCGGTATAA
- a CDS encoding HGxxPAAW family protein: MSNPIDDPGHGHSPAAWTAVTIMLLAFVVGTYFFVSHNSLGVYISAGVLVAGLLVGWLMAKLGWGVKGPKYVPKGH; encoded by the coding sequence ATGAGCAACCCGATCGACGACCCCGGACACGGACACTCGCCCGCCGCGTGGACGGCCGTGACGATCATGCTCCTGGCGTTTGTTGTCGGAACGTACTTCTTCGTTTCGCACAACTCGCTCGGTGTCTACATTTCTGCTGGCGTTCTGGTCGCCGGCCTGCTCGTTGGTTGGCTCATGGCCAAGCTCGGCTGGGGTGTTAAGGGCCCGAAGTACGTTCCGAAGGGTCACTGA
- a CDS encoding Trp biosynthesis-associated membrane protein, with the protein MKRARFLSVLSILAGGLFGLIASTQTWLDVTINDGAAEALHVAGADAIALMAPLSLAAIAAAITLSIAGLAFRYVLGTLSVVIGVALLVLNVRLITGASAHDVAAAVTEATGIAGDSAIAEMVTALTQTPWVSVTVIAWLLVIGGGLLALVTARSWASAGKKYRVSTNAAAHTGPLDKIDSWDDLSRGEDPTQSA; encoded by the coding sequence ATGAAACGCGCACGTTTTCTCAGCGTCTTGAGCATTCTCGCCGGAGGACTGTTCGGCCTCATCGCATCGACCCAGACCTGGCTTGATGTCACGATCAACGACGGTGCAGCCGAAGCACTCCATGTCGCGGGTGCGGACGCGATCGCTTTGATGGCGCCACTCAGCCTTGCGGCGATCGCGGCTGCCATCACGCTCAGCATCGCCGGTCTCGCTTTCCGATATGTCCTCGGCACGTTAAGCGTCGTCATCGGTGTCGCCCTTTTGGTATTGAACGTTCGCCTGATCACGGGCGCTTCCGCGCACGATGTCGCGGCAGCTGTGACAGAGGCGACCGGAATTGCGGGCGACTCTGCGATTGCCGAAATGGTGACAGCGCTGACGCAAACGCCTTGGGTCTCGGTGACTGTTATTGCCTGGCTGCTGGTCATCGGCGGCGGCCTATTGGCGCTCGTGACCGCCCGGTCGTGGGCGTCAGCAGGCAAGAAATACCGGGTCTCGACCAACGCGGCTGCCCATACCGGCCCGCTCGACAAGATTGATTCATGGGACGATCTAAGCCGCGGCGAAGACCCCACGCAGAGTGCCTGA